Proteins from one Streptomyces roseifaciens genomic window:
- a CDS encoding NADPH-dependent FMN reductase, with amino-acid sequence MSVRILALVGSLRAGSHNRQLAEAAVKLAPEGTEVEIYEGLADVPFYNEDLDAEGAAPEAAVRLREAAASADALLLFTPEYNGTIPAVLKNAIDWLSRPYGVGAIVGKRVAVTGTAAGQYGGVWAQDETRKAVGIAGGKALEDVKLAVPGSVTRFAETHPIDDAEVATALTEVVRTLADAPVAA; translated from the coding sequence ATGTCTGTCCGCATCCTTGCGCTCGTCGGCAGCCTCCGCGCCGGGTCCCACAACCGCCAGCTCGCCGAGGCCGCGGTCAAGCTCGCCCCCGAGGGCACCGAGGTCGAGATCTACGAGGGCCTGGCCGACGTGCCCTTCTACAACGAGGACCTCGACGCCGAAGGGGCCGCCCCCGAGGCCGCCGTCCGCCTGCGCGAGGCGGCCGCCTCCGCCGACGCCCTCCTGCTGTTCACCCCCGAGTACAACGGCACCATCCCCGCCGTGCTGAAGAACGCCATCGACTGGCTGTCGCGCCCGTACGGCGTGGGCGCCATCGTCGGCAAGCGGGTCGCCGTGACCGGCACCGCCGCCGGGCAGTACGGCGGTGTCTGGGCACAGGACGAGACCCGCAAGGCCGTGGGCATCGCCGGCGGCAAGGCCCTGGAGGACGTCAAGCTGGCGGTCCCCGGCTCCGTGACGCGTTTCGCCGAGACCCACCCGATCGACGACGCCGAGGTCGCCACCGCGCTGACCGAGGTCGTCCGGACCCTGGCGGACGCCCCCGTCGCGGCCTGA
- a CDS encoding cold-shock protein, which translates to MATGTVKWFNAEKGFGFIEQDGGGADVFAHYSNIATQGFRELQEGQKVTFDVTQGQKGPQAENILPA; encoded by the coding sequence ATGGCTACTGGCACCGTGAAGTGGTTCAACGCGGAAAAGGGCTTCGGCTTCATCGAGCAGGACGGCGGCGGCGCTGACGTCTTCGCCCACTACTCGAACATCGCCACCCAGGGCTTCCGTGAGCTTCAGGAAGGCCAGAAGGTGACCTTCGACGTCACGCAGGGCCAGAAGGGCCCGCAGGCGGAGAACATCCTTCCCGCCTGA
- a CDS encoding GNAT family N-acetyltransferase, producing the protein MLKGSTVGLRARHEDDIPILRSELYDDVVNASRAEGGPWRPITPGSKDPRLVVDDKAQGLVQFSVVELEGGTLVGTATLWGIDNHNRSAHIGLGLLPSARGKGYGTDVVAVLCHYGFVVRGLQRLQIETLSDNAAMLRSAERNGFVREGVLRSSAWVMGEFLDEVLLGLLVQDWKPDSKV; encoded by the coding sequence ATGCTAAAAGGCAGCACGGTCGGGCTCAGGGCCCGGCACGAGGACGACATCCCGATCCTGCGGTCCGAGCTCTACGACGACGTGGTCAACGCCTCGCGGGCCGAAGGCGGGCCGTGGCGGCCGATCACGCCGGGCTCGAAGGATCCGCGGCTCGTGGTGGACGACAAGGCGCAGGGACTCGTCCAGTTCTCCGTGGTGGAGCTGGAGGGCGGCACGCTGGTCGGCACCGCGACGCTGTGGGGCATCGACAATCACAACCGGTCCGCGCACATCGGGCTGGGGCTGCTGCCGTCTGCCCGCGGCAAGGGCTACGGCACCGACGTGGTCGCGGTGCTGTGCCACTACGGTTTCGTCGTGCGCGGCCTGCAGCGGCTGCAGATAGAAACGCTGTCGGACAACGCCGCGATGCTGCGCTCCGCCGAGCGCAACGGCTTCGTCCGCGAGGGCGTGCTGCGCTCCTCGGCCTGGGTGATGGGCGAGTTCCTGGACGAGGTGCTGCTCGGGCTCCTCGTCCAGGACTGGAAGCCGGACTCGAAGGTCTAG
- a CDS encoding sensor histidine kinase: protein MGGVLGRAGSCGSGSAGGGLGGRPGRAVAGAAALAVAAGCTGSWAYGRTGATQADVLRDLAMGWTFAAAGLIAWWRRPANRTGPLMVAEGVTWFLGNLQGTDVPVLFALGAWWEALNLAVLAHLLLVFPDGRLTTVLARRVVAGAYLLVAAGGLLRVLTYDPSVERDATYLSCVDCGPNPLLFRPGRELFDGVDLVYRWTGALLTVVVVVALVRNWRASSTARRRALLPAWIAILVALALVGWEVLHVAAPGLLGPAASTPALLSDLSEMAVPVTFLVGLLRMRLRRAAVGSVVIEVGADPTPRRLQDVLARLLGDPSLRLGLWSEAAGGYLDPAGRALRGPYPGSGKSVTAVDGRERPSAVLVHDAALGEDPQLLTAVSASVRLCLENVRLRSQAAARGRESRAVGSRILEAADRERRRLERDLHDGAQTRLVFALMSLRRLDARLADAEDGGLRHTVAETDRTLRMALEDLRGIARGIHPAVLTREGLGPAVHALAEQAQVPVVVSVEDRRYPPLVESTAYFAVCEALSNAAKYAQAQAVSVSARQCEGLLVVETVDDGVGGAAPARGTGLQGLADRLAAVGGVLQVHSPPGGGTRVRVELPCA from the coding sequence GTGGGTGGGGTTCTGGGCAGAGCCGGCTCCTGTGGGAGCGGGAGTGCGGGGGGCGGACTCGGCGGCAGGCCCGGACGGGCGGTCGCGGGTGCGGCAGCCCTGGCCGTTGCGGCCGGCTGTACGGGCTCCTGGGCCTACGGGCGCACGGGCGCCACGCAGGCGGACGTCCTCCGCGATCTGGCGATGGGCTGGACGTTCGCCGCGGCCGGGCTGATCGCCTGGTGGCGGCGCCCGGCCAACCGCACGGGGCCGCTGATGGTGGCCGAGGGCGTGACGTGGTTCCTGGGCAACCTGCAAGGCACCGACGTGCCGGTGCTGTTCGCACTCGGCGCCTGGTGGGAGGCGCTGAACCTGGCCGTGCTGGCGCATCTGCTGCTGGTCTTCCCCGACGGCCGCCTCACCACGGTCCTCGCCCGGCGCGTGGTCGCCGGCGCCTACCTGCTCGTCGCGGCGGGCGGGCTGCTGCGCGTCCTCACCTACGACCCGTCGGTCGAGCGCGACGCGACCTACCTCAGCTGCGTCGACTGCGGCCCCAACCCCCTGCTGTTCCGGCCCGGCCGGGAGCTGTTCGACGGCGTCGACCTCGTCTACCGGTGGACGGGTGCGCTGCTGACCGTGGTGGTCGTCGTCGCGCTGGTGCGCAACTGGCGGGCGAGCAGCACCGCGAGGCGCCGGGCCCTGCTGCCGGCGTGGATCGCGATCCTGGTCGCCCTGGCGCTGGTGGGCTGGGAAGTGTTGCACGTGGCCGCGCCCGGACTGCTGGGGCCCGCCGCGTCGACGCCCGCGCTGCTGTCGGACCTGAGCGAGATGGCGGTCCCGGTGACGTTCCTGGTGGGGCTGTTGCGGATGCGGCTGCGGCGGGCCGCGGTGGGCAGTGTGGTGATCGAGGTGGGCGCCGATCCGACGCCGCGACGACTGCAGGACGTACTGGCGCGCCTGCTCGGCGATCCCTCGCTGCGGCTGGGCCTGTGGTCGGAGGCGGCCGGCGGCTACCTCGACCCGGCCGGCCGAGCGCTGCGCGGCCCGTACCCGGGATCGGGCAAAAGCGTCACCGCAGTGGACGGCCGGGAGAGGCCTTCGGCGGTGCTGGTGCACGACGCGGCCCTGGGGGAAGACCCTCAGCTGCTGACCGCGGTGAGCGCGTCGGTCCGGCTGTGCCTGGAGAACGTCCGGCTGCGGTCGCAGGCCGCGGCCCGCGGGCGGGAGTCCCGTGCGGTCGGCTCCCGCATCCTGGAGGCGGCCGACCGGGAACGCCGGCGCCTGGAGCGGGACTTGCACGACGGCGCACAGACCCGGCTGGTCTTCGCCCTGATGTCGCTGCGGCGCCTGGACGCCCGCCTCGCGGACGCCGAGGACGGCGGGCTGCGCCACACGGTCGCCGAGACCGACCGCACGCTGCGGATGGCCCTGGAGGACCTGCGGGGCATCGCCCGCGGCATCCACCCGGCCGTGCTGACCCGGGAGGGGCTGGGCCCGGCGGTGCACGCCCTCGCGGAACAGGCGCAGGTGCCCGTGGTGGTCTCGGTGGAGGACCGCCGCTACCCGCCGCTGGTGGAGTCGACGGCGTACTTCGCGGTGTGCGAGGCGCTGTCGAACGCGGCGAAGTACGCGCAGGCGCAGGCGGTCAGCGTGTCGGCCCGGCAGTGCGAGGGGCTGTTGGTGGTCGAGACCGTCGACGACGGGGTGGGCGGGGCGGCCCCCGCGCGCGGAACGGGGCTGCAGGGGCTGGCGGACCGGCTGGCCGCGGTCGGCGGCGTCCTGCAGGTGCACAGTCCCCCGGGCGGCGGGACCCGGGTGCGGGTGGAGCTGCCGTGCGCGTGA
- a CDS encoding MMPL family transporter produces the protein MSPRQPPAPDDGAATKRPQPPPRGLLGRLGHWCARHFVVVIVLWLAALGGVQVLERAFGGDYSDDFSLPSTQSQDGLDVLKAHDPAAGGYSGQVVLHDAAKPLAAFSGQVNQTVADLRKLPHVLSAQNPLPPPGTPPARPSGSPNTGPLSDDGKTAYITVRFDAPPSTLGTEYLHGVDDAVKPLRTAGVQVEYGGPLGELARPEPDDRSSELIGFGVAIVVLLVGFGSVIAAGVPLVTALAGVVIGLSVLSLLAAAFTFATVSPTLATMIGLGVGIDYALFLLTRHRQHLMDGMDPAGSAARAVATSGRAVLVSGCTVIIALIGLTVSGVSFIGKLGAAAAVTVVSAVLGALTLVPALLGLIGSRIDTLRVRTPVAEGTTGDGTDGSQEAHGTWHRYARRVERRPWWFLAAGVVTVAVLAIPLFSIRLGHIGDGADPTSFTDRRAYDLTAEAFGPGANGPLTLVVDQSRVPAADRPALASNAAKALTDVPGAATVTPLKPTPDGDVLVATAFSANAPQDASTTDLVNRLKDETLPEAVSGTAAHGYVTGTTAAQVDFLDILGARLPLIIATVVALAFLIILIVFRGILVALKAAALNVLSIAASYGVVVAVFQWGWGGPALGVEGTVPIESYVPMMMFAIVFGLSMDYEIFLLSRVHEAWLRTADAKGSVAHALEITARVITCAALIMVSVFAAFIASNNIVVKMLGLGLAVSVLIDATVVRLLLVPAVMTLLGHRAWWTPRWLDRVLPHLDVEGDDTPHPGTPHPGTPHPGTPQPGRRSGAP, from the coding sequence GTGTCCCCGCGCCAACCCCCGGCCCCCGACGACGGCGCCGCGACGAAACGCCCGCAGCCGCCCCCGCGTGGGTTGCTGGGGCGGCTCGGGCACTGGTGTGCGCGGCACTTCGTCGTCGTCATCGTCCTGTGGCTCGCCGCGCTCGGCGGCGTGCAGGTCCTGGAGCGGGCCTTCGGCGGGGACTACTCCGACGACTTCTCGCTGCCCTCGACCCAGTCCCAGGACGGCCTCGACGTCCTGAAGGCCCACGACCCGGCCGCAGGCGGCTACAGCGGGCAAGTGGTCCTCCACGACGCCGCGAAGCCCCTGGCCGCCTTCAGCGGCCAGGTCAATCAGACGGTCGCCGACCTGCGGAAACTCCCGCACGTGCTGTCCGCGCAGAACCCCCTGCCGCCACCCGGCACACCCCCTGCGCGCCCCTCCGGCAGCCCGAACACCGGACCGCTGTCCGACGACGGCAAGACCGCCTACATCACCGTACGGTTCGACGCGCCGCCCTCCACCCTCGGAACCGAGTACCTGCACGGCGTCGACGACGCCGTGAAACCGCTGCGCACGGCAGGGGTGCAGGTGGAGTACGGCGGGCCGCTCGGCGAGCTCGCCCGGCCCGAGCCGGACGACCGGAGCAGCGAACTCATCGGCTTCGGCGTGGCGATCGTGGTCCTGCTGGTCGGCTTCGGCAGCGTCATCGCCGCAGGCGTGCCGCTGGTGACCGCGCTCGCCGGCGTCGTCATCGGCCTGAGCGTGCTGTCCCTGCTGGCCGCGGCCTTCACGTTCGCCACGGTCTCCCCGACGCTCGCCACGATGATCGGGCTGGGCGTGGGCATCGACTACGCCCTGTTCCTGCTCACCCGCCACCGCCAGCACCTCATGGACGGCATGGACCCGGCCGGGAGCGCGGCCCGCGCGGTGGCCACCAGCGGCCGTGCCGTCCTGGTCTCCGGATGCACCGTCATCATCGCGCTGATCGGCCTGACCGTCTCGGGCGTGTCGTTCATCGGCAAGCTGGGGGCGGCGGCCGCCGTGACGGTGGTCTCCGCCGTCCTGGGGGCGCTCACGCTCGTCCCCGCCCTGCTCGGCCTGATCGGCTCGCGCATCGACACGCTGCGCGTCCGCACACCCGTCGCGGAAGGTACCACCGGCGACGGGACGGACGGCTCCCAGGAAGCGCACGGCACCTGGCACCGCTACGCGCGGCGCGTCGAGCGCCGGCCCTGGTGGTTCCTGGCCGCCGGTGTCGTCACCGTCGCGGTCCTCGCCATCCCGCTGTTCTCCATCCGGCTCGGCCACATCGGCGACGGCGCCGACCCCACGAGCTTCACCGACCGGCGCGCCTACGACCTGACGGCCGAGGCCTTCGGCCCGGGTGCCAACGGCCCGCTGACCCTCGTCGTCGACCAGAGCCGCGTACCGGCCGCCGACCGGCCCGCGCTGGCGAGCAACGCCGCGAAGGCCCTGACGGACGTCCCCGGCGCGGCCACCGTCACCCCGCTCAAGCCGACGCCCGACGGCGACGTGCTCGTCGCCACCGCCTTCTCCGCCAACGCGCCGCAGGACGCCTCGACGACCGACCTCGTGAACCGCCTCAAGGACGAGACGCTGCCCGAGGCCGTGTCCGGCACCGCCGCGCACGGCTACGTGACCGGCACGACCGCCGCCCAGGTCGACTTCCTCGACATCCTGGGCGCCCGGCTCCCCCTGATCATCGCCACCGTCGTCGCCTTGGCCTTCCTCATCATCCTCATCGTCTTCCGCGGCATCCTGGTGGCCCTCAAGGCGGCCGCCCTCAACGTCCTGTCCATCGCCGCCTCCTACGGCGTGGTCGTCGCCGTCTTCCAATGGGGCTGGGGCGGCCCGGCCCTGGGCGTGGAGGGCACCGTGCCCATCGAGAGCTACGTGCCGATGATGATGTTCGCCATCGTCTTCGGACTGAGCATGGACTACGAGATCTTCCTGCTCTCCCGCGTCCACGAGGCGTGGCTGCGCACGGCCGACGCGAAGGGCAGCGTCGCCCACGCGCTCGAGATCACCGCCCGTGTCATCACGTGCGCCGCCCTCATCATGGTCAGCGTCTTCGCCGCCTTCATCGCCAGCAACAACATCGTGGTCAAGATGCTCGGCCTGGGCCTGGCCGTGAGCGTCCTCATCGACGCCACCGTCGTCCGGCTCCTCCTCGTACCCGCCGTGATGACCCTCCTCGGTCACCGCGCGTGGTGGACGCCGCGATGGCTCGACCGGGTCCTTCCCCACCTGGACGTCGAAGGCGACGACACACCGCACCCCGGCACACCGCACCCCGGCACACCGCACCCCGGCACACCGCAACCCGGCCGCCGCAGCGGGGCGCCGTGA
- a CDS encoding TetR/AcrR family transcriptional regulator, producing MTGSAPPSPPSGAPDGRKELTLLPVGEPPQLRADAARNRTRLLEAASRLLIECGAANLTMEAVATAAGVGKGTVFRRFGDRTGLLLALLDHREQQLQAAFLSGPPPLGPGAPAAQRLHAFGPAVIRHEHDHHELILATRADPLRTYGVPAYGLRVAHVAMLLREAGVEGDPELLAHTLLGCLDTALVHHLSVERGMPLDRLEAAWHDLVTRLGAER from the coding sequence ATGACCGGCTCCGCTCCCCCCTCGCCGCCGTCCGGCGCCCCGGACGGCCGGAAGGAACTCACCCTGCTCCCGGTCGGCGAGCCCCCGCAGCTCCGAGCCGACGCGGCGCGCAACCGCACCCGGCTGCTGGAGGCGGCATCCCGCCTGCTGATCGAGTGCGGAGCCGCGAACCTGACCATGGAGGCGGTGGCCACGGCCGCCGGCGTCGGCAAAGGCACCGTCTTCCGGCGCTTCGGCGACCGCACCGGACTGCTGCTGGCACTCCTGGACCACCGCGAGCAGCAGCTCCAGGCCGCCTTCCTCTCCGGTCCCCCACCCCTGGGCCCCGGAGCCCCCGCGGCGCAGCGTCTGCACGCCTTCGGGCCCGCCGTCATCCGCCACGAGCACGATCATCACGAACTGATCCTGGCCACCCGGGCAGACCCCCTGCGCACCTACGGCGTCCCGGCGTACGGCCTGCGCGTCGCTCACGTCGCCATGCTGCTGCGCGAGGCGGGCGTGGAGGGCGATCCCGAGCTCCTCGCGCACACGCTGCTCGGCTGCCTCGACACCGCCCTCGTCCACCACCTGAGCGTCGAGCGCGGCATGCCGCTCGACCGCCTGGAGGCCGCCTGGCACGACCTCGTCACGCGGCTGGGGGCGGAGCGCTGA
- a CDS encoding response regulator transcription factor, translating into MRVTVTEDSALLREGLVRLLTEAGMQVVGQTGDAEDLVRLVEEVRPDVALLDIRLPPTHTDEGVRAACAIRGRCPQVGVLLLSQYVEAGSAVQVMARRARGFGYLLKDRIADVEELIGAVKRVGAGESVIDPLVVSRLLHRRRAGSALEELTPRERDVLALMAEGRSNDAIAEQLVVGGKTVETHVRNIFAKLGLEPNLTDHRRVLAVLSYLRG; encoded by the coding sequence GTGCGCGTGACGGTGACCGAGGACTCCGCCCTGCTGCGCGAGGGCCTGGTGCGGCTGCTGACCGAGGCGGGAATGCAGGTGGTCGGGCAGACCGGGGACGCCGAGGACCTGGTGCGGCTGGTGGAGGAGGTACGGCCCGACGTGGCCCTGCTCGACATCCGCCTGCCGCCGACCCACACCGACGAGGGCGTACGGGCGGCGTGCGCGATCCGCGGGCGCTGCCCGCAGGTCGGGGTGCTGCTGCTGTCGCAGTACGTGGAGGCCGGCAGCGCGGTGCAGGTGATGGCGCGCCGCGCACGAGGGTTCGGGTACCTGCTCAAGGACCGGATCGCGGACGTCGAGGAGCTGATCGGTGCCGTCAAGCGGGTGGGGGCGGGCGAGTCGGTGATCGACCCGTTGGTGGTGTCCCGGCTGCTGCACCGCCGGCGGGCGGGCAGTGCGCTGGAGGAGCTGACGCCCCGGGAGCGGGACGTGCTGGCTCTGATGGCCGAGGGGCGTTCCAACGATGCGATCGCCGAACAGCTGGTGGTGGGCGGCAAGACCGTCGAGACGCACGTGCGCAACATCTTCGCCAAGCTCGGCCTGGAGCCGAACCTGACCGACCACCGGCGCGTGCTGGCCGTCCTGTCGTACCTGCGCGGGTGA
- a CDS encoding SCO5918 family protein — translation MRCVIARFPFDFVKSEVEQMMKGIAPEPVDGACVVIGRRTYPVKQVGQVITKQDRRDFTAGEVTRALTRLGFTCHPAAPAPARTPLQATSPLPLPGSLPQI, via the coding sequence ATGCGCTGCGTCATTGCCCGCTTCCCCTTCGACTTCGTCAAGAGCGAGGTCGAACAGATGATGAAGGGCATCGCGCCCGAGCCCGTCGACGGAGCGTGCGTGGTCATCGGCCGCCGCACCTACCCCGTCAAGCAGGTGGGGCAGGTGATCACCAAGCAGGACCGGCGTGATTTCACCGCCGGTGAAGTGACCCGGGCGCTGACGCGCCTCGGCTTCACCTGTCACCCCGCGGCCCCCGCCCCTGCTCGCACGCCGCTCCAGGCGACGTCACCGCTGCCCCTGCCCGGGAGCCTGCCGCAGATCTGA
- a CDS encoding class I SAM-dependent methyltransferase, which produces MDRNIRTVDDVLRLLDGLFAPEADRWTTGAASWWDGFYEDRSRPVPFFVDKPDESLVSYLDRGLIAPGRALDLGCGPGRNAIHLASRGFEVDAVDLSPAAIAWAEDRAREAGAEVRFRCGDAFALVGEELDGQYDLIYDSGCFHHLPPHRRISYLALLDRALAPGGRFALTCFAAGEMGSEIPDADFYRQARLHGGLAYSPESLRRIFCDLEEADLRRMRDEPSGSSSFGEPFLWAALFRRAA; this is translated from the coding sequence ATGGACCGGAACATCCGTACGGTGGACGACGTCCTGAGGCTGCTGGACGGCCTGTTCGCACCGGAGGCCGACCGCTGGACGACCGGCGCGGCGTCCTGGTGGGACGGCTTCTACGAGGACCGCTCCAGGCCGGTGCCGTTCTTCGTGGACAAGCCCGACGAGAGCCTGGTCTCGTACCTCGACCGCGGCCTGATCGCTCCCGGCCGCGCCCTCGACCTGGGCTGCGGCCCGGGCCGCAACGCGATCCACCTCGCCTCGCGGGGCTTCGAGGTCGACGCCGTCGACCTCTCCCCGGCGGCAATCGCCTGGGCGGAGGACCGCGCCCGGGAGGCGGGGGCCGAGGTCCGGTTCCGGTGCGGCGACGCCTTCGCCCTCGTCGGCGAGGAACTCGACGGCCAGTACGACCTGATCTACGACTCCGGCTGCTTCCACCACCTGCCGCCGCATCGCCGGATCAGCTACCTCGCCCTCCTCGACCGGGCCCTCGCGCCCGGCGGCCGGTTCGCCCTCACCTGCTTCGCGGCCGGCGAGATGGGCTCCGAGATCCCCGACGCGGACTTCTACCGCCAGGCCCGCCTCCACGGCGGTCTCGCGTACTCGCCGGAGTCGCTGCGCCGGATCTTCTGCGACCTCGAGGAGGCCGACCTGCGCCGCATGCGCGACGAGCCGTCCGGGTCGTCCTCCTTCGGCGAGCCCTTCCTCTGGGCGGCGCTCTTCCGTCGCGCGGCGTGA